From one Microbulbifer sp. A4B17 genomic stretch:
- a CDS encoding NADP-dependent oxidoreductase, protein MQSSDINRRLVLASRPEGSPTTDNFRLEHAPVAKPEAGEVLLRTVYLSLDPYMRGRMSDAKSYAEPVALGDTMVGGTVSRVVESQLEGFEEGDWVLSYSGWQDYAISDGTGLINLGKHPDYPSFSLGVLGMPGITAYFGLLEIGEPKEGETLVVAAATGPVGATVGQIGKLQGCRVIGVAGGEEKCRYAVEELGFDLCLDHRAEDFAEQLAAACPEGIDIYFESVGGKVFDSVQPLLNDFARIPVCGLISQYNATSLPQGPDRTSLLMRDVLTKRLKIQGFIIFDYYERFHEAVRTLSQWVAEGSVKYLEDMVEGLEETPSAFIGLLEGQNFGKLVVRVGNDD, encoded by the coding sequence ATGCAATCGAGCGATATAAACCGCCGTCTGGTATTGGCATCCCGCCCTGAAGGTTCCCCGACGACAGATAACTTCCGCTTAGAGCATGCCCCTGTGGCAAAGCCGGAAGCCGGTGAAGTGTTGTTGCGCACGGTATACCTCTCACTCGACCCTTATATGAGAGGGCGAATGAGTGATGCGAAGTCCTACGCCGAGCCAGTAGCACTGGGCGATACCATGGTGGGTGGAACAGTGAGCCGTGTAGTTGAATCCCAATTGGAAGGGTTTGAGGAAGGGGACTGGGTATTGAGTTATAGCGGTTGGCAGGACTATGCCATCTCTGATGGCACCGGTCTGATTAACCTGGGTAAGCATCCGGATTACCCCTCTTTTTCACTGGGTGTATTGGGCATGCCGGGAATTACCGCCTATTTTGGTTTGCTGGAAATTGGTGAACCCAAAGAGGGAGAGACACTGGTGGTGGCAGCGGCTACCGGCCCAGTGGGTGCCACGGTTGGACAAATCGGAAAGTTGCAGGGGTGCCGGGTAATCGGTGTGGCGGGTGGCGAGGAAAAATGTCGATATGCCGTCGAAGAATTGGGATTTGACCTCTGTTTGGACCACCGTGCCGAAGATTTTGCCGAGCAGCTGGCAGCGGCTTGTCCAGAAGGAATCGATATCTACTTTGAAAGTGTCGGTGGCAAAGTGTTTGATTCTGTGCAGCCGCTATTAAATGACTTCGCACGGATTCCGGTATGCGGGCTTATCTCCCAATACAACGCGACATCACTGCCGCAAGGCCCGGATCGCACCAGCCTGCTAATGAGGGATGTGCTGACCAAGCGCTTAAAAATACAGGGCTTTATTATTTTCGATTACTACGAGCGCTTCCATGAAGCCGTGCGCACATTGAGTCAGTGGGTTGCTGAAGGCAGTGTCAAATATCTTGAGGATATGGTTGAGGGCTTGGAGGAAACGCCGAGCGCCTTTATCGGACTGCTGGAAGGCCAGAACTTCGGCAAGTTAGTTGTGCGTGTTGGGAATGATGATTGA
- a CDS encoding patatin-like phospholipase family protein: MFDQVVFAGGGVRCTWQIGFWESVAKEIDLAPRVVSAVSAGALVASLILMGRSLDGVDYFVSAFKANGKNVHWGNMFSKDPVFPHYTIYRRALSDLFSGGFDQLREASDLRIGVSTSPKWLPGPVALMIGAAIDYSDTYLFPNLHPTTALKLGFRQSFYKVRHCSEPSQVEKLVITSSCTPPLTPRLKQGGAEVLDGGVVDSVPIGGLDTTEGKVLILLTRRFPQLPNHFTVQKFNQEWTYVQPSGQVPLNVWDFASPEEVKDTFRMGVADGRAFLAALSGEGRLIESRS; encoded by the coding sequence ATGTTTGACCAAGTGGTGTTTGCCGGTGGCGGCGTGCGCTGTACCTGGCAGATCGGCTTTTGGGAGTCGGTTGCAAAGGAAATTGATCTGGCACCCAGGGTTGTCAGCGCAGTATCCGCCGGTGCTTTGGTGGCCAGCCTGATTCTGATGGGTAGATCGCTCGACGGAGTGGATTACTTTGTGTCAGCATTTAAAGCCAATGGAAAAAATGTCCATTGGGGCAATATGTTTAGCAAAGACCCGGTATTCCCCCACTATACAATTTATCGCCGGGCATTAAGTGATTTATTTTCCGGTGGCTTTGATCAGCTGAGAGAGGCTTCTGACTTACGTATCGGGGTTAGTACTTCGCCCAAGTGGTTGCCCGGTCCGGTCGCGTTAATGATCGGAGCTGCGATTGATTATTCAGATACTTACCTTTTTCCGAATCTCCATCCCACTACCGCATTGAAACTGGGCTTTCGCCAGTCCTTCTATAAGGTACGCCATTGCTCTGAGCCGTCTCAGGTAGAAAAGCTGGTTATTACCTCATCTTGTACACCACCGCTGACGCCACGCTTAAAGCAGGGAGGGGCAGAGGTGTTGGATGGGGGCGTTGTCGATAGTGTGCCAATAGGTGGATTGGATACCACTGAAGGAAAGGTGCTCATATTATTAACCCGGCGTTTTCCCCAGCTGCCCAACCATTTTACGGTACAAAAATTCAATCAAGAGTGGACATACGTTCAACCCTCTGGACAGGTACCGCTTAATGTCTGGGATTTTGCCAGCCCGGAAGAGGTAAAAGACACTTTCCGTATGGGGGTTGCCGACGGTCGCGCTTTTTTGGCGGCTCTCAGTGGTGAGGGGCGACTTATTGAGAGTCGCTCGTAA
- the hrpB gene encoding ATP-dependent helicase HrpB, with amino-acid sequence MSDLPIQSILPKLLQTMSGHSNVVLQAPPGAGKTTAVPLALLNEPWLNGKNIIMLEPRRLAARTAAARMASQLGERVGETVGFQVRGERKSSRRTRILVVTEGILTRLLQADPELVSSALVIFDEFHERSLQADLSLALCLQSQEYLRDDLKLLVMSATLDTDAISSLLNNAPTITSEGRNFPVDIEYLDQREEPEGPRQVPSLMASKIVQSLRREEGSILAFLPGVAEIKQVETLLTERLNEDNNHQNIVIAPLFGDLSREQQDQAISPPAEGVRKIVLATNVAETSLTIEGVRIVIDSGLMRETRFNPNSGMNQLVTSNISQASATQRTGRAGRLSAGYCLRLWSEGRQRSLNSKNTPEINRSDLAPLALELAKWGVNDVSELYWLDTPPPGPMAQAQQLLQQLGAIDEKLRITPHGTSMLTFGAHPRLAHMLVTSVDWGLQQQACLLAALLSERDIFRGEARWDRDIGKRIQLLKSQGNDHRGDRNAIHRIRQQAKTWLSQLIEFTPSTDKPQQVLDSSDEIGVLLGLAYPDRIAKTRGDSARRFLLSSGRGAHFSHDDALALSEYLVIADLDGQGRDARIQLAAELSLEALKAAFAPLIKDEITVGWDNASGRAEALQQSRLGSLILHQQSTKEVPAEALSLALLKAIRERGLSSLPWSPEAKQLCSRVEFLRQSQGCEDLLADTPVPDWSDDVLLETMQDWLLPHLQGLHKLEQLAQLDLINILRGQLDWNFQQKLDELAPSHYLVPSGSRIRIDYRETPPILAVRLQELFGLAQTPTILSKRYPLMIHLLSPAQRPVQITRDLANFWANTYQEVKKELRIKYQKHYWPDDPLTAVATTKTKKRMDMGR; translated from the coding sequence ATGTCTGATTTACCGATTCAAAGTATCCTCCCCAAACTCCTCCAGACCATGAGTGGACATAGTAATGTCGTACTCCAGGCACCACCCGGAGCTGGTAAAACTACCGCCGTACCACTGGCATTACTGAATGAACCATGGCTAAACGGAAAGAATATTATTATGTTGGAGCCACGCCGCTTAGCCGCACGAACTGCGGCAGCGCGAATGGCTTCCCAACTGGGTGAGAGAGTTGGTGAAACCGTTGGGTTTCAGGTGCGAGGGGAGCGGAAGTCAAGTAGAAGGACCCGTATTCTAGTTGTAACTGAAGGCATTCTCACACGTCTTCTACAAGCAGACCCAGAGCTGGTATCAAGCGCCCTGGTTATATTCGATGAATTCCACGAGCGCAGCCTGCAAGCGGACCTCTCCCTCGCCCTGTGTCTCCAGTCTCAGGAGTACCTGCGAGACGACCTTAAATTACTGGTGATGTCGGCCACTCTGGATACCGATGCTATCTCCTCACTACTAAACAACGCCCCAACCATCACCAGTGAAGGGCGAAACTTCCCTGTAGATATTGAATACCTTGACCAACGGGAAGAACCTGAGGGTCCGCGCCAGGTGCCATCATTAATGGCAAGCAAGATCGTGCAATCTTTGCGTAGGGAGGAAGGCAGTATTCTGGCTTTCCTGCCTGGGGTGGCGGAGATCAAGCAGGTGGAAACCTTGCTCACGGAACGACTAAATGAGGATAACAACCACCAGAATATTGTCATCGCCCCACTGTTCGGGGATTTGAGTCGCGAACAGCAGGATCAGGCCATATCTCCCCCTGCAGAAGGAGTACGTAAAATAGTTTTAGCTACCAATGTGGCCGAAACCAGCCTGACTATTGAGGGAGTTCGAATTGTCATCGATTCCGGACTCATGCGTGAAACGCGCTTCAATCCCAACTCTGGCATGAACCAATTGGTAACAAGCAATATTTCACAAGCTTCAGCCACCCAGCGTACAGGCCGGGCCGGGCGCCTCAGTGCCGGCTACTGCTTGCGGCTATGGAGTGAGGGTCGCCAGCGGTCACTGAATTCTAAAAACACTCCGGAAATCAATCGCAGTGACTTAGCTCCGCTGGCTCTGGAGCTGGCAAAGTGGGGAGTAAACGATGTCAGCGAGCTATACTGGCTCGACACACCACCACCCGGACCTATGGCTCAGGCCCAGCAGCTATTGCAGCAGCTGGGCGCTATTGATGAGAAGCTCCGTATTACCCCTCACGGTACCAGCATGCTCACTTTTGGTGCCCACCCCCGCCTTGCCCATATGCTGGTCACAAGTGTTGACTGGGGATTGCAACAACAAGCCTGCTTGCTGGCAGCTTTATTGTCAGAGCGGGATATTTTCCGGGGGGAGGCCCGATGGGACCGGGATATCGGAAAGCGCATCCAGCTGCTGAAATCTCAAGGCAATGATCACAGGGGAGATCGCAACGCAATTCACAGAATCCGCCAACAAGCCAAGACCTGGCTGTCTCAGTTGATAGAATTTACGCCAAGTACCGATAAACCTCAGCAAGTTCTCGATAGCTCAGATGAAATTGGCGTCTTATTGGGACTGGCCTACCCCGATCGAATTGCCAAGACTCGCGGGGACTCTGCTCGCCGATTTCTTCTCTCCAGTGGTCGTGGCGCACATTTCTCCCACGATGACGCTCTCGCCTTGAGTGAATACCTGGTGATCGCAGATCTCGACGGCCAGGGTCGCGATGCCCGTATCCAGCTGGCAGCTGAGCTTTCCCTAGAGGCTCTGAAGGCAGCCTTTGCCCCTCTCATAAAAGACGAGATAACGGTAGGCTGGGATAACGCCTCGGGGCGCGCCGAAGCTCTTCAGCAAAGCCGATTGGGGTCACTGATTCTTCACCAGCAATCGACAAAAGAAGTTCCTGCAGAGGCATTAAGTCTCGCACTGCTCAAAGCTATTCGCGAGAGAGGCTTGTCTTCACTTCCCTGGAGTCCGGAAGCCAAGCAATTATGCTCTCGAGTCGAATTTTTGCGCCAGAGCCAGGGCTGTGAGGATTTGCTCGCCGATACTCCAGTACCAGATTGGAGCGATGACGTTCTTCTAGAAACTATGCAGGACTGGTTGTTACCCCACTTGCAGGGACTTCACAAGCTTGAGCAACTCGCACAATTAGACCTGATTAACATCCTGCGCGGTCAGTTGGATTGGAACTTCCAACAAAAGCTCGATGAACTGGCTCCCAGCCACTATCTGGTTCCCAGCGGCTCCCGAATCCGCATCGACTATCGGGAAACACCACCGATTTTGGCTGTGCGACTACAGGAACTGTTCGGCCTGGCGCAAACGCCTACAATTTTAAGTAAGCGCTACCCGCTGATGATCCACTTGCTCTCACCAGCTCAGCGGCCTGTGCAGATCACCCGCGATCTTGCGAACTTTTGGGCCAACACATATCAGGAGGTTAAGAAGGAGTTACGAATCAAGTACCAGAAGCACTACTGGCCCGATGACCCCCTGACAGCCGTGGCCACTACGAAAACAAAGAAGAGAATGGATATGGGACGATAG
- a CDS encoding patatin-like phospholipase family protein, with protein sequence MFNQMVFGGGGSRCIWQLGFLLSLSRDLPIRPKVVCAASGGSMVAALMLTDRCREGIDYFHSVCKKNERNFYWNNSFRKEPIFPHFDIYRRGVHELFHDSLESLRQSADLRIAVTYPPEWLPVPLALTLGLAIFYSNKHIFHDLHPNTALHLGFRQLFHQVGKCKDGNELEQLILGSCCAPPISPRLSLYGAEVLDGALVGNAPVAGLAPIKGRVLILDTGKFPHLPNSFSVQRGNQVWTYVQPSQPLPMGMWNFANPSAMKHTLKIGVADGRAFLDVLLSGKERLVHI encoded by the coding sequence ATGTTTAATCAAATGGTGTTTGGTGGCGGAGGAAGTCGCTGTATCTGGCAGCTCGGTTTTTTGTTGTCTTTAAGTCGCGATCTACCGATCCGGCCGAAAGTTGTATGTGCTGCATCCGGTGGCAGTATGGTGGCTGCGCTCATGCTAACTGATCGCTGTCGGGAGGGGATTGATTACTTCCATTCTGTCTGCAAAAAAAATGAAAGAAATTTCTATTGGAATAACTCATTTCGCAAGGAACCAATATTTCCACATTTTGATATTTATCGGAGAGGCGTGCACGAGTTGTTTCACGATAGTCTTGAGTCTCTGCGCCAATCTGCAGATCTCAGGATTGCAGTTACCTATCCGCCGGAATGGTTACCTGTGCCTCTTGCACTGACATTGGGGCTCGCGATTTTTTACTCCAATAAGCATATTTTTCACGATCTTCACCCAAATACAGCTTTACATTTAGGGTTTCGACAACTGTTTCACCAGGTGGGCAAGTGCAAAGACGGTAATGAACTTGAGCAGCTTATCTTGGGTTCCTGCTGTGCTCCGCCCATTTCTCCTAGATTATCGCTCTATGGTGCAGAGGTTCTGGATGGCGCTCTGGTGGGGAATGCGCCGGTAGCCGGATTGGCCCCTATCAAAGGGCGGGTTCTGATTCTTGATACGGGAAAATTTCCCCATCTGCCGAACAGTTTCAGCGTGCAAAGAGGTAATCAGGTTTGGACCTATGTACAGCCCTCCCAACCCTTGCCCATGGGAATGTGGAATTTTGCCAACCCCAGTGCGATGAAGCACACCCTGAAGATTGGTGTTGCAGATGGCCGAGCCTTTCTCGATGTACTTTTGTCCGGTAAGGAGCGCCTGGTGCACATTTAG
- a CDS encoding endo alpha-1,4 polygalactosaminidase produces the protein MRRTFLAALSPLLIFGCSLDDLPDDFNRSSRDYDEEMRYLVEDISAYAKGINRYFLIVPQNGIELITTTTTTTGPVDEDYVYATDGIAQEALFFGANGVVNEPTSESETERLQTYLDLAKDEGDTILITDFTNIVLDIDESYENNEQAGYISFAAEQVTLDDIPEYPDEPFNVNSRDIDGLNEASNFINITDPRDYSTPQAFVDALSETNYDILIIDFFFNGEPYTEEQIEQLKEKENGGRRLVLAYVNIGEAQDDRYYWRSFWYSNPPSWLLGEVPGEPGNYYVEYWQQGWQEIIFGNDDSYIFMIVDAGFDGAYMDGIDAFEYFDSSND, from the coding sequence TTGCGCCGGACATTTTTAGCAGCTCTCAGTCCACTGTTGATATTTGGCTGTAGCCTTGATGACCTTCCCGATGACTTTAATCGTTCGAGCCGCGATTATGATGAGGAGATGCGCTATCTCGTAGAGGATATAAGCGCCTATGCAAAAGGCATTAACCGATATTTTCTCATTGTTCCTCAAAATGGGATCGAGTTGATTACCACGACAACTACCACTACTGGCCCCGTTGACGAAGACTATGTGTACGCGACAGACGGAATCGCGCAAGAGGCCTTGTTCTTTGGCGCAAACGGTGTTGTTAACGAACCGACCAGCGAATCTGAAACCGAGCGCCTGCAAACTTACCTGGATCTGGCCAAGGATGAAGGTGATACAATCCTAATCACTGATTTCACCAATATTGTGCTGGATATTGATGAGTCATATGAGAACAACGAACAGGCTGGGTATATTTCTTTTGCCGCAGAGCAGGTAACCCTAGACGATATACCCGAGTATCCCGACGAGCCCTTCAATGTCAATTCCAGAGATATTGACGGTTTAAACGAAGCCAGTAACTTTATTAATATCACCGACCCGCGTGACTACTCAACACCTCAAGCTTTCGTCGATGCCCTGAGTGAAACCAATTACGATATATTGATTATCGACTTTTTCTTTAATGGGGAACCTTACACCGAAGAGCAAATTGAACAGCTCAAAGAAAAAGAAAATGGTGGGCGACGTCTAGTACTTGCCTACGTCAATATTGGCGAGGCACAAGACGATCGCTACTATTGGAGATCATTTTGGTACAGCAACCCACCCAGCTGGCTTTTGGGGGAAGTACCCGGAGAACCGGGGAACTACTACGTGGAGTACTGGCAACAGGGCTGGCAGGAAATTATATTCGGCAACGATGACTCTTACATTTTCATGATCGTAGATGCGGGATTCGATGGGGCCTATATGGACGGAATTGATGCGTTTGAATACTTTGATTCGAGTAATGATTAA
- a CDS encoding nuclear transport factor 2 family protein: protein MNNSNKKIAESIELWHEMVAAQDLSRLPEIVAEDAVFRSPAFFKPYHSSAAVCLILNTVMQVFESFEYDRKFTTESGHDLALEFIASIGDKSLKGLDIIRFDDEGKIIEFEVMIRPLNALQKLAEEMSGRLSQYVTQYKDTQQA, encoded by the coding sequence ATGAACAATTCCAATAAAAAAATTGCGGAATCCATAGAGCTTTGGCATGAGATGGTTGCCGCGCAGGATTTGAGTCGCTTGCCTGAGATCGTTGCGGAAGATGCCGTTTTCCGTTCGCCGGCATTCTTTAAGCCCTACCACAGCTCCGCGGCTGTGTGTCTTATTCTCAATACTGTAATGCAGGTGTTTGAGAGCTTTGAGTACGACCGCAAATTTACTACTGAATCAGGGCATGACCTGGCTCTTGAGTTTATAGCCAGTATCGGTGATAAGAGCTTAAAGGGGCTAGATATTATCCGCTTTGATGATGAGGGCAAGATTATCGAATTTGAAGTGATGATACGCCCGCTTAATGCGCTGCAGAAACTGGCTGAGGAAATGTCCGGGCGGCTTTCTCAGTATGTGACTCAGTATAAGGATACTCAGCAGGCCTGA
- the nfuA gene encoding Fe-S biogenesis protein NfuA — translation MSDLNVTITEPAQEYLKELLAKQDCEGIAIRMFVSSPGTPNAETCIAYCRPGEEEEGDVMLEMNGLKAYFEGRSVPYLDDARVDYSSDKMGGQLTIRAPNSRMPKITDDSPIQDRINYVLYNDVNPGLASHGGQVSLVEVTEDMFAVLKFGGGCQGCGMVDMTLKEGVEKTLKEKIPELAGVKDITDHTDKSQAYY, via the coding sequence ATGTCTGATTTGAATGTCACTATTACCGAACCCGCTCAGGAATACCTGAAGGAGCTGCTGGCTAAACAGGACTGCGAGGGTATTGCTATTCGCATGTTTGTTTCCAGTCCCGGCACACCCAATGCCGAGACCTGCATCGCCTACTGCCGCCCGGGAGAGGAGGAAGAAGGTGATGTGATGTTGGAAATGAACGGTCTCAAAGCTTACTTCGAAGGTCGCAGTGTTCCCTATCTGGATGATGCTCGGGTCGATTACTCCTCGGATAAGATGGGTGGGCAGCTGACTATCCGCGCCCCCAATTCCCGGATGCCCAAAATCACCGATGACAGTCCCATTCAGGATCGCATCAACTACGTTTTGTATAACGATGTAAATCCCGGGCTGGCTTCACACGGAGGTCAGGTAAGCCTGGTAGAAGTGACCGAGGATATGTTTGCTGTGCTGAAGTTTGGTGGCGGCTGCCAGGGCTGTGGCATGGTGGATATGACCTTGAAAGAGGGCGTGGAAAAGACTCTCAAAGAGAAAATCCCCGAATTGGCAGGTGTGAAAGATATTACTGACCACACCGACAAGTCCCAGGCATACTACTGA
- a CDS encoding type 1 glutamine amidotransferase domain-containing protein → MKILMVLTSHDELGNTGKKTGFWLEEFAAPYYIFKDAGAEVTLASPKGGQPPLDPKSDEPDFQTEATHRFQSDVDAQQLLANTHKLSDMNAADFDAVFYPGGHGPLWDLAEDPNSIALIEHFFAADKPIGAVCHAPGIFRHTRRQDGAYLVKGKGVTGFTNSEEAAVELVDVVPFLVEDMLKQNGGIYSKGDDWAPHVAVDGKLVTGQNPASSAETAQTLMGFIPA, encoded by the coding sequence ATGAAAATACTGATGGTTCTAACTTCCCACGATGAGCTGGGTAATACCGGTAAGAAAACGGGTTTTTGGCTGGAGGAGTTTGCTGCACCTTATTACATCTTCAAGGATGCTGGCGCTGAAGTGACCCTGGCTTCCCCCAAAGGTGGGCAGCCACCTCTAGACCCTAAGAGTGATGAGCCGGACTTTCAGACGGAGGCGACTCATCGCTTCCAGTCCGATGTTGATGCTCAACAGCTTTTGGCTAATACCCACAAGCTGTCTGACATGAACGCAGCTGACTTTGATGCAGTCTTCTATCCAGGCGGACATGGTCCACTGTGGGATTTAGCTGAGGACCCTAACTCCATTGCCCTGATTGAGCACTTTTTCGCGGCAGATAAGCCGATCGGCGCCGTTTGCCATGCGCCGGGCATTTTCCGCCACACACGTCGTCAAGATGGTGCCTATTTGGTGAAAGGGAAAGGAGTGACGGGGTTCACCAACTCAGAAGAGGCGGCAGTAGAGCTGGTGGATGTGGTGCCGTTTCTGGTTGAGGATATGCTCAAACAGAATGGCGGAATCTACTCGAAAGGAGATGATTGGGCTCCTCATGTAGCTGTAGACGGCAAGCTGGTCACTGGTCAGAATCCGGCATCCTCAGCGGAAACTGCCCAGACTCTTATGGGGTTTATCCCCGCATAG
- a CDS encoding patatin-like phospholipase family protein → MFDQVVFAGGGGRCTWQIGFWESIAGAINLSPKVVTAVSAGGLMSSLVLMGKTEEAREHFWSAFEANPKNAYWGNLFGKEPVFPQYGIYRNAMLELFRDGLEALQRGAELRIAVVHPPKGLSGGLAFGVGAMAYYADKHFMRSLHPKIALRLGFKQQFYRARDCSTIEELVDLILCSSCTPPFTPRLKLRGKTALDGGVVDNIPVAGLDDGKGRVLVLLTRRYEQYPDRFTQRKGNQTWTYVQPSKPPFISVWDYTSPELAQKTYELGCADGQEFLQKHANEREIFNEQFQ, encoded by the coding sequence ATGTTTGACCAAGTTGTTTTTGCTGGTGGTGGCGGGCGGTGCACCTGGCAGATTGGGTTTTGGGAGTCGATAGCCGGCGCCATCAACCTCTCCCCTAAAGTGGTTACTGCAGTCTCTGCAGGGGGCTTAATGTCGAGTCTTGTGCTGATGGGCAAGACGGAGGAGGCGCGAGAGCATTTTTGGTCTGCGTTTGAAGCCAATCCAAAAAATGCTTATTGGGGTAATCTCTTTGGAAAAGAGCCAGTATTTCCGCAGTACGGTATCTATCGCAATGCGATGTTAGAGTTGTTTCGCGATGGCTTAGAGGCCCTTCAGCGGGGGGCCGAGTTGCGTATTGCGGTGGTGCATCCTCCCAAAGGGCTATCTGGTGGTTTGGCATTTGGAGTGGGGGCAATGGCCTACTATGCGGATAAACACTTTATGCGCAGCCTCCACCCTAAGATTGCCCTGAGATTAGGTTTTAAACAGCAATTTTATCGAGCGCGGGACTGCTCCACTATAGAGGAACTGGTGGACTTGATTCTGTGTTCCTCCTGTACCCCTCCATTTACCCCGCGACTAAAGTTGCGCGGTAAAACAGCACTTGATGGTGGGGTAGTAGACAATATCCCTGTGGCGGGGTTGGATGATGGAAAGGGAAGAGTACTGGTGTTACTGACTCGGCGTTACGAGCAGTATCCGGATAGATTTACGCAGCGCAAAGGCAATCAGACCTGGACTTATGTTCAGCCTTCAAAGCCACCATTTATCAGTGTTTGGGATTACACAAGCCCCGAGCTGGCTCAAAAAACTTACGAGTTGGGCTGTGCCGATGGGCAGGAATTTTTACAAAAGCATGCGAATGAACGGGAGATTTTCAATGAACAATTCCAATAA